The following are encoded together in the Triticum dicoccoides isolate Atlit2015 ecotype Zavitan chromosome 6B, WEW_v2.0, whole genome shotgun sequence genome:
- the LOC119323791 gene encoding tubby-like protein 4, with protein sequence MAATPPKREPLAPLSCNAAADTPAAAARPRAQAVSAEKENLGAANLGPGKEEKRATPAAAKAAPLRPSSLQARMEGEEAPLATATAAGLPVFVGPRRRELLPPPPPPASSSYEAWDLSDNEAAPAASWATLPNRALLCRPLPLDVGRCTCVVVREKATGARGVALYSLYTNEGQGRQDRKLAVARHRRRRGRSEFIVAQNQDGVFCSSDKNFLGTMGANLVGSKYQIWGQGNRVDELKSQSKRLLGVIAFAPTITTLTGSFRSMRAWIPKNQSMQLRTNSSAQIQHVSGLPKDWQEKRSRADQLCSRSPFYNNMTKRYELDFRERVGRMGYKVQTSVKNFQMTLEENGRQTILQLGRVGKSKYIMDFRYPLTGYQAFCICLASMDSKLCCTL encoded by the exons ATGGCAGCCACGCCGCCCAAGAGGGAGCCCCTGGCCCCCCTCAGCTGCAACGCGGCCGCAGACACGCCTGCGGCTGCCGCGCGGCCACGCGCGCAGGCGGTCTCCGCCGAGAAGGAGAACCTGGGCGCGGCCAATCTCGGCCCCGGCAAGGAGGAGAAGAGGGCGACGCCTGCTGCCGCTAAGGCGGCGCCGCTGAGGCCGTCGTCGCTGCAGGCCCGCATGGAGGGCGAGGAGGCGCCGTTGGCGACCGCGACGGCGGCGGGGCTTCCCGTGTTCGTCGGGCCGAGGAGGagggagctgctgccgccgcctccgccgccggcgtCGTCGTCCTACGAGGCGTGGGACCTCTCCGACAACGAGGCGGCGCCGGCCGCGTCCTGGGCCACCCTGCCCAACAGGGCGCTGCTGTGCCGCCCGCTGCCGCTCGACGTCGGGAGGTGCACCTGCGTCGTCGTCAGGGAGAAGGCCACCGGGGCCAGAGGGGTGGCGCTCTACTCGCTCTACACCAAC GAGGGGCAGGGGCGGCAGGACCGGAAGCTGGCGGTGGCCCGGCaccggaggaggagagggaggtCGGAGTTCATCGTCGCGCAGAACCAGGACGGCGTCTTCTGCAGCTCCGACAAGAACTTCCTCGGGACTATGGGTGCCAATCTTGTTGGATCCAAGTACCAGATTTGGGGCCAG GGGAACCGGGTCGATGAGCTGAAGAGCCAGTCCAAGCGGCTCCTCGGCGTTATCGC ATTTGCCCCTACTATTACTACGCTCACGGGGAGTTTCAGAAGCATGAGGGCATGGATCCCCAAGAACCAGTCCATGCAGTTGAGGACCAACAGTTCTGCTCAG ATTCAGCACGTCAGTGGGCTTCCAAAGGATTGgcaggagaagaggagcagagctgACCAACTCTGCTCAAGATCACCTTTCTACAACAAT ATGACAAAGCGCTACGAACTAGATTTCAGAGAGAGGGTAGGGAGGATGGGATACAAGGTGCAGACATCAGTGAAGAACTTCCAGATGACTTTGGAG GAGAATGGAAGGCAGACAATCTTGCAGCTCGGTAGGGTCGGGAAGTCCAAGTACATAATGGATTTCAG ATACCCCTTGACTGGCTACCAAGCATTCTGCATCTGCTTGGCGTCGATGGACTCCAAGCTGTGCTGCACGCTGTGA